The following coding sequences are from one Motacilla alba alba isolate MOTALB_02 chromosome 4, Motacilla_alba_V1.0_pri, whole genome shotgun sequence window:
- the LOC119700409 gene encoding histamine H2 receptor-like, translating to MKPGSQTHGTPLNFLLLFSRIGSPCARGCRGGVGRAGLEAGEQRAAFARGAPFPGGRKEGRIPGWSGRSGRCGAQERGGGSSACLDFNSGKMLMDRNESWLSNFSSSASSFARGGVGLQEVLVGLVLTLIDVVTLLGNTVVFLCPVVEKRLRTVTYMFIMSLATADFLVACLVMPFSIIYEVTGMWLFGKLFCKVWISFDVMFCTASIVTLCFISLDRYCSVVTPYHYSRRMSRGRCIVMTCTVWVYSSLISFLPVMQGWNEIPGVDFDAGRECIFVTNWVFAIVASALAFFLPFMVMCSMYFFIYRASRLKATRIMSQTLEIHYHPNSKRQNHLQLENKATRTISIIISVFVLCWLPYFVLNVWLAARGTDSASTVLLGTFKIITWLGYCNSTINPLLYAFLNRDFQHALKKLLLCRRRSQVDVGEDMVSIATFSKTAPDLEYSATVPNGAPKGKPKS from the exons ATGAAG CCGGGGAGCCAAACCCACGGAACGCCtcttaattttttattgctgttttcgCGCATCGGGTCGCCGTGTGCCCGCGGCTGCCGAGGGGGAGTGGGAAGGGCTGGTTTggaagcaggagagcagagagcagcgTTTGCACGGGGAGCCCCTTTCCcggggggaaggaaggaaggaaggattccCGGCTGGAGCGGGAGGAGCGGGCGCTGCGGGGCGCAGGAGAGAGGGGGCGGCTCCTCCGCCTGCCTCG ATTTTAACAGTGGGAAGATGCTGATGGACAGGAATGAATCCTGGCTCTCCAatttctcctcttctgcctCCTCCTTTGCAAGGGGAGGGGTTGGGCTCCAGGAGGTGCTCGTGGGGCTTGTCCTCACCCTCATTGATgtggtgacactgctggggaaCACCGTGGTGTTCCTCTGCCCCGTGGTGGAGAAGAGGCTGCGCACTGTCACCTACATGTTCATCATGTCCCTGGCCACGGCAGACTTCCTCGTGGCCTGCCTGGTGATGCCCTTCAG CATCATTTATGAGGTGACAGGGATGTGGCTCTTTGGGAAGCTGTTCTGCAAAGTCTGGATCTCCTTCGATGTCATGTTCTGCACCGCATCCATTGTCACGCTGTGCTTCATCAGCCTGGACAGGTACTGCTCCGTGGTCACCCCCTACCACTACTCCAGAAGGATGTCCCGGGGCAG aTGCATCGTGATGACCTGCACGGTCTGGGTATATTCCTCcctcatttccttccttcccgTCATGCAAGGCTGGAACGAGATCCCCGGGGTGGACTTTGATGCAGGCAGAGAATGCATCTTCGTCACCAACTGGGTTTTTGCCATCGTGGCTTCCGCCCTggcctttttccttcccttcatgGTCATGTGCAGCATGTACTTCTTCATCTACCGAGCCTCCCGCCTCAAGGCCACCCGCATCATGTCCCAGACGCTGGAGATCCACTACCACCCCAACAGCAAGAGGCAGAaccacctgcagctggagaacaaGGCCACGAGGACCATCAGCATCATCATCTCTGTGTTcgtgctctgctggctgccctaCTTCGTGCTGAACGTGTGGCTGGCGGCCCGAGGCACCGACTCCGCCAGCACCGTGCTGCTCGGCACCTTCAAGATCATCACCTGGCTGGGCTACTGCAACTCCACCATCAACCCCCTGCTCTACGCCTTCCTCAACAGGGACTTCCAGCACGCCCTCAagaagctgctcctgtgcaggcGCAGGTCTCAGGTGGACGTTGGGGAGGACATGGTTTCCATAGCCACGTTTTCCAAGACGGCTCCAGACCTGGAGTACAGCGCGACGGTGCCCAACGGGGCCCCAAAGGGCAAGCCCAAGTCATAG